A genome region from Pyrenophora tritici-repentis strain M4 chromosome 9, whole genome shotgun sequence includes the following:
- a CDS encoding 60S ribosomal protein uL30: protein MSSKSSVPTQNDITVSENLLKKRKSQEKAREERAIATREKRDKNKKKREVIFTRAEKYVKEYRDAERERVRLSREAKKSDSLYVPPEPKLAFVVRIKGINKIDPKKRKTLQLLRLLQINNGVFIKLTKATMEMLKIVEPFVAYGYPNQKSVRELIYKRGYGKVDKQRLPLTDNEIIEQNLGKFGMICLEDLIHEIYTVGPNFKAASNFLWPFKLNSPTGGFRKRKFKHFIEGGDLGNREDKINELIRQMN, encoded by the exons ATGTCGTCGAAGTC AAGCGTCCCAACGCAAAACGACATCACCGTCTCTGAGAACCTCCTCAAGAAGAGGAAGTCTCAAGAGAAGGCTCGCGAGGAGCGCGCGATCGCGACCCGCGAAAAGCGAG AcaagaacaagaagaagcgcgAGGTCATCTTCACACGAGCTGAAAAGTATGTGAAGGAGTACCGCGATGCTGAGAGGGAGCGTGTACGATTGTCGCGCGAGGCCAAGAAGAGCGACAGCCTCTATGTGCCCCCAGAGCCAAAGCTAGCCTTTGTCGTCCGCATCAAGGGTATCAATAAGATCGACCCTAAGAAGCGCAAGACATTGCAGCTTCTGCGTCTGCTCCAGATCAACAATGGTGTCTTCATCAAACTTACCAAAGCTACCATGGAGATGTTGAAGATCGTCGAACCGTTCGTGGCTTATGGTTACCCAAACCAGAAGTCTGTTCGTGAGCTCATCTACA AGCGCGGTTATGGCAAAGTGGACAAGCAACGCCTGCCTTTGACTGACAACGAAATTATCGAGCAGAACCTTGGAAAGTTCGGCATGATCTGTTTGGAAGACCTGATACATGAAATCTACACTGTCGGCCCGAACTTCAAGGCGGCGTCAAACTTCCTTTGGCCGTTTAAGCTTAACAGCCCTACCGGCGGCTTCCGTAAGAGGAAGTTTAAGCATTTCATTGAAGGCGGCGACCTGGGCAACCGGGAAGACAAGATCAACGAGTTGATCCGACAGATGAACTAG
- a CDS encoding Methyltransf-28 multi-domain protein, with protein sequence MRNRSLNLLRAAAQCSRLELRSIGCRDARYGSRWSSTSTSATSERQWSTPLAKTLAEAITTTGPISVAAYMRQCLTHPEGGYYTRQTSSGQDQFGTKGDFVTSPEISQVFGELVGIWLYAEWLAQGRREKVQIIEVGPGRGTLMDDVLRTISSFKGFTKSIEAIYLIEASPYLQKQQAKLLSGTEDLKKNDIGFAAPCKYIPGCQIQWCEDIRLVLKENTASPFILAHEFFDALPIHVFQNIANSSLPASSTIITPTGPIKPKHGVTTPKNTWHELVVSPTSPYKQPEKPGQEKLDFELTVSKTPTPHSLYLPNLSDRYKKLENTPDAVIEISPESLAYIADFAVRIGGSNAKLSSSAASLPPSVSMIPEPFTKSQPSGAALILDYGPSSTIPANTLRGIRSHTTVSPFALPGLVDLSADVDFLALADTALSASPGVEVHGPVEQSFFLSTMGIKERADRLLSAAKDEETKRRLETGWKRLVDRGPNGMGKTYKALAIVPYKEKGPVRRPIGFGGDLVG encoded by the exons ATGAGGAACAGATCTCTAAATCTGCTCAGGGCGGCAGCTCAGTGTAGCCGATTAGAACTACGGTCAATTGGATGTCGAGATGCAAGATATGGCTCTCGGTGGTCTTCAACTTCAACATCTGCGACTTCGGAACGCCAATGGTCGACACCACTTGCGAAGACATTGGCTGAAGCTATAACA ACGACAGGACCAATTTCCGTAGCGGCGTATATGCGACAATGTCTCACTCATCCCGAAGGCGGCTATTACACGCGGCAGACTTCGAGCGGACAGGATCAATTCGGCACGAAAGGAGATTTCGTAACTTCACCCGAAATCAGTCAAGTGTTTGGTGAGCTCGTTGGTATATGGCTGTACGCGGAATGGCTTGCACAGGGGAGGAGGGAGAAGGTGCAGATCATAGAGGTTGGACCAGGCCGAGGCACGCTGATGGATGATGTTCTAAGG ACAATATCGAGCTTCAAGGGCTTTACTAAGAGCATCGAAGCCATATATCTCATTGAAGCATCACCTTACTTGCAGAAACAGCAGGCGAAATTACTCTCCGGTACCGAAGACTTGAAGAAGAACGATATTGGTTTCGCTGCGCCGTGTAAATATATACCGGGCTGCCAAATTCAGTGGTGCGAAGACATACGGCTTGTGCTGAAAG AGAACACTGCATCACCTTTCATACTCGCACACGAATTTTTTGACGCCCTTCCAATTCACGTCTTCCAAAACATTGCAAACTCCTCTCTTCCAGCCTCCTCGACCATCATCACACCAACAGGTCCCATAAAACCCAAGCACGGCGTCACCACACCTAAGAATACCTGGCACGAACTCGTAGTATCACCAACATCTCCCTACAAACAACCAGAGAAGCCAGGGCAAGAGAAACTCGACTTCGAACTGACCGTCTCCAAGACGCCAACGCCGCATTCCCTCTACCTACCAAATCTTTCGGATCGCTACAAAAAGCTTGAGAACACACCAGATGCCGTCATTGAAATATCCCCCGAATCACTTGCTTACATCGCCGACTTCGCTGTGCGGATAGGAGGCAGCAATGCTAAACTCAGCAGCAGCGCCGCATCACTACCACCCTCTGTCTCTATGATCCCAGAGCCATTCACAAAATCCCAACCCTCCGGCGCGGCTCTCATCCTCGACTACGGCCCCTCCTCCACCATCCCCGCAAACACCCTCCGCGGTATCCGCTCCCACACCACCGTCTCCCCCTTCGCCTTGCCGGGCCTCGTCGACCTCTCCGCCGACGTGGATTTCCTCGCCCTAGCAGATACAGCACTATCCGCGTCCCCCGGCGTCGAAGTTCACGGCCCCGTCGAGCAATCCTTTTTCTTATCTACCATGGGTATCAAGGAGCGTGCGGACCGCTTACTCAGCGCTGCCAAGGATGAGGAGACGAAGAGGAGGCTGGAAACGGGGTGGAAGCGCTTGGTTGATCGGGGGCCGAATGGAATGGGCAAGACGTACAAGGCGTTGGCTATTGTGCCGTATAAGGAAAAAGGGCCGGTGAGACGGCCGATCGGGTTTGGGGGCGATCTTGTGGGATGA
- a CDS encoding actin codes for MAPSAIDEVPQTPGRNPPKPPPKLWSVSEPPFEGFRAVDKDGWAQSNSETAIVIDNGSSAVRAGWSFDSKPRLSVLPNMARYRDRKLNRTFTFIGSDVYADGTARGQSKPVYEPGSNIVNNWDVMEGVLDYCFVKMGVDGQSGRIDRPIVMTEPIANLGYSRKTMSEILFECYGAPSVAYGIDSLFSYSYNGGRSGLVMDSSYTSTHVIPVVNSKPLLSQTTRLNWGRFQSAQYLLKLLRLKYPTFPGKISDNQAEDLVREHCYVSQDYETDLSHYLDWTGLEDRDHTVQFPYTEQIVVQKTEEELAAAAEKRKESGRRLQAQAAKMRLEKLKKKEEELEWCIQLQGQLEEITTKKEKARVLESNDFDDENQLNKRVKELEFAIKKARNKDLGEVEEEQVEVPTFPLLDTPDDQLDEEGIKQKRQQRLMKSNYDARQRAKVEKEKEKARLAEEQRLDDERRETDPQGWIDERRIARQAIIQKMKDRERLKAELGNRKSLANQMRMKSIANLASDAPTKKRRRGGGDDDTFGADDADWGVYRTIATGEGSDDEEEEDLSKNLKEIESQLLKHDPNFTEESTREAQTDWTKSILHAFLHGPYPFDSESQREINQIHLNVERIRVPEVVFQPTIAGLDQAGIVEIASNILTERLAESPHRDDILKDIFLTGGNTMFEGFEDRLRAELRAVLPAEQTIQVRRAKDCVLDAWKGAAQWANRKEAKRDFVTRQEFLEKGAEYIKEHDLGNATY; via the exons ATGGCTCCCTCTGCCATCGACGAGGTGCCACAAACCCCAGGGCGCAACCCTCCCAAACCTCCGCCCAAGCTATGGAGCGTGTCGGAACCGCCGTTCGAAGGCTTCAGGGCCGTCGACAAGGACGGTTGGGCGCAAAGTAACAGCGAAACCGCAATAGTCATCGATAATG GCTCTTCAGCAGTTCGCGCAGGATGGTCTTTCGACTCGAAGCCTCGATTATCCGTGTTGCCCAACATGGCCAGGTATCGCGACCGCAAGCTCAACCGCACCTTTACCTTTATCGGATCAGATGTCTATGCCGACGGTACCGCACGAGGACAATCCAAGCCCGTTTATGAGCCGGGCAGCAACATTGTCAACAACTGGGACGTCATGGAGGGTGTGCTAGACTACTGCTTTGTCAAAATGGGTGTGGATGGTCAATCAGGGCGCATAGACCGGCCCATTGTCATGACAGAGCCCATTGCAAACTTGGGCTATTCAAGAAAGA CCATGTCGGAAATTCTGTTCGAGTGCTACGGCGCACCATCCGTCGCATACGGCATCGACTCGCTCTTCTCCTACTCCTACAACGGCGGTCGCAGCGGTCTAGTCATGGATTCATCGTATACCTCTACCCACGTCATTCCCGTTGTAAACTCGAAGCCGCTATTATCACAAACCACTCGTCTCAACTGGGGTCGCTTCCAGTCTGCACAATACCTGCTAAAGCTCTTGAGGCTCAAGTACCCGACATTCCCTGGTAAGATAAGCGACAACCAGGCCGAGGATCTCGTTCGCGAACACTGCTATGTATCGCAAGACTACGAGACCGATCTCAGCCACTACCTGGACTGGACGGGGCTTGAGGACCGAGACCACACAGTTCAGTTTCCCTATACGGAGCAGATTGTAGTGCAAAAGACGGAGGAGGAGCTCGCTGCAGCAGCAGAGAAGCGTAAAGAGAGCGGTCGAAGACTACAAGCTCAGGCTGCAAAGATGCGTTTGGAGAAgctgaagaagaaggaagaggaaTTGGAGTGGTGCATACAATTGCAGGGCCAGCTTGAAGAGATTACTAcaaagaaggagaaggcgCGGGTACTCGAATCGAATGACTTTGACGATGAGAACCAACTCAACAAGCGCGTCAAGGAACTCGAATTTGCCATTAAGAAAGCTCGAAATAAGGATCTAGGCGAGGTAGAAGAGGAGCAAGTTGAAGTGCCCACTTTCCCGCTCCTCGACACTCCAGACGACCAGCTTGACGAAGAAGGCATCAAGCAGAAGCGACAGCAGCGTCTGATGAAATCCAACTACGATGCCCGGCAGCGCGCAAAGGTCGAGAAGgaaaaagaaaaggcacggCTCGCAGAAGAACAGCGGCTCGATGATGAGCGGAGAGAAACAGACCCTCAAGGCTGGATAGACGAGCGCCGCATAGCCCGCCAAGCCATCATCCAGAAGATGAAGGACCGCGAGCGACTCAAAGCCGAACTAGGAAACCGCAAATCTCTCGCCAACCAAATGCGCATGAAGTCAATCGCAAACCTTGCATCAGATGCGCCTACCAAGAAAAGGCGGCGAGGAGGTGGAGACGATGATACCTTTGGTGCTGACGATGCCGACTGGGGCGTCTACCGCACCATCGCCACGGGCGAAGGTTCTgatgacgaagaagaagaagatctCTCCAAGAACCTCAAAGAGATTGAGTCCCAACTTCTCAAGCACGACCCCAACTTCACCGAAGAATCAACGCGCGAAGCCCAAACAGACTGGACCAAGAGCATTCTCCACGCCTTCCTCCACGGCCCCTACCCCTTCGACTCTGAATCCCAAAGGGAAATCAACCAAATCCACCTCAACGTCGAACGTATCCGCGTTCCAGAAGTCGTCTTCCAACCCACCATTGCCGGTCTCGACCAGGCAGGAATCGTGGAAATTGCATCAAACATTCTCACCGAACGCCTGGCTGAATCACCCCACCGTGACGATATACTCAAAGACATATTCCTTACCGGTGGCAACACAATGTTCGAGGGTTTTGAAGACCGACTGAGAGCAGAGCTACGCGCTGTGCTGCCTGCCGAACAAACGATCCAGGTTAGGAGGGCAAAGGACTGCGTGCTGGATGCTTGGAAGGGCGCAGCGCAGTGGGCGAACAGGAAGGAAGCGAAGAGGGACTTTGTGACGAGGCAGGAGTTCTTGGAGAAGGGGGCTGAGTATATCAAGGAGCACGATTTGGGTAATGCTACATACTAG
- a CDS encoding SPS1, Serine-threonine protein kinase — protein sequence MASRWANDEADKAEEQRRKKEKEEKKRLKLQKQQEAEAASRATQQADSRPSKRRRLSAGSADEEAPSAKPQPEERELLRFEGGTWNQCRHTSNFETLNHIEEGSYGWVSRARDITTSSVVALKKVKMDYNQDGFPITALREISILQRCRHPNIVHLQEILSGDDPQECVLVMEFLEHDLKTLQEDMSEPFLASEVKTLLRQLVSGVEYLHQNYIMHRDLKTSNILLNNRGQLKLADFGMARYIPPANAPLTQLVVTLWYRAPELLLGTRDYSTEVDMWSIGCIFGELLVKEPLLQGKNEVDELSQIFSLCGLPSEKSWPQFYRLPNAKSLKLPRDHRGGATPGFNRAKFPFLTASGVELLSSLLALNPDMRPTAAEVLAHPYFKEQPKPKPAEMFPTFPSKAGQEKRRKKSPTAPKRGEAPGMQGSVDFSSIFKGREEEEKGGGFQLKMT from the coding sequence ATGGCATCACGCTGGGCAAATGACGAAGCAGACAAGGCCGAAGAGCAGCGTAGAAAGAAGGAaaaagaagagaagaagcgGCTAAAGTTGCAAAAACAGCAAGAAGCCGAAGCAGCATCACGAGCAACCCAACAGGCAGATTCGCGACCCTCCAAGCGCCGAAGATTATCAGCAGGCTCGGCAGACGAAGAAGCCCCATCAGCAAAACCTCAACCAGAAGAGCGTGAACTCCTACGCTTTGAAGGCGGCACCTGGAATCAATGCCGCCACACATCCAACTTCGAAACCCTCAATCACATCGAAGAAGGGTCCTACGGCTGGGTATCGCGAGCCCGCGACATAACCACCAGCAGCGTCGTCGCGCTCAAAAAAGTAAAAATGGACTACAACCAAGACGGCTTCCCCATCACCGCTTTACGAGAAATCTCAATCTTGCAACGCTGCCGCCACCCCAACATCGTTCACTTGCAGGAAATCCTGTCTGGCGACGACCCACAGGAATGCGTGCTCGTCATGGAGTTCCTTGAGCACGACCTCAAAACACTCCAGGAAGACATGAGTGAACCGTTCTTAGCCAGTGAAGTAAAAACACTACTTCGCCAACTCGTCTCTGGCGTCGAGTACTTGCATCAAAACTACATCATGCACCGCGACCTGAAAACATCAAACATCCTACTCAACAACCGCGGGCAGCTTAAACTCGCGGATTTCGGTATGGCGCGGTATATCCCTCCTGCCAACGCACCACTCACCCAACTCGTCGTCACGCTATGGTATCGTGCGCCAGAACTGCTGCTTGGCACTCGCGACTACAGCACCGAAGTCGACATGTGGAGTATAGGCTGTATATTCGGGGAGCTGCTAGTCAAGGAACCACTGCTGCAGGGCAAAAACGAAGTCGACGAGCTAAGCCAGATCTTCTCGTTGTGCGGATTACCGTCTGAGAAGTCGTGGCCGCAGTTTTACCGCTTGCCTAATGCGAAGAGTCTAAAGTTACCGCGGGACCATCGCGGCGGCGCCACGCCGGGTTTCAATCGTGCTAAATTCCCTTTTCTGACGGcttctggtgttgagctgTTGTCGTCGCTGCTGGCGCTGAATCCAGACATGAGACCTACGGCTGCTGAGGTGCTGGCACATCCGTACTTCAAGGAGCAGCCAAAGCCGAAGCCGGCGGAAATGTTTCCCACGTTTCCGAGTAAAGCTGGACaggagaagaggaggaagaagagtcCGACTGCGCCCAAGAGGGGTGAGGCGCCGGGGATGCAGGGGAGTGTGGATTTTAGTAGTATTTTCAaggggagggaggaggaggagaagggTGGGGGGTTTCAGTTGAAGATGACTTGA
- a CDS encoding DASH complex subunit Dad4 translates to MESPHEHQQSQLLSRIIVNVEKLNEAIVMLNKNLQEINIQNMDTELVAQMFKNYQSNVLFHLEATNGLKDPA, encoded by the exons ATG GAAAGCCCACACGAGCATCAACAGAGCCAATTGCTCTCGCGCATCATCGTCAACGTT GAAAAACTGAACGAAGCCATTGTCATGCTGAACAAGAATCTCCAAGAAATCAACATCCAGAACATGGATACAGAGCTTGTGGCTCAGATGTTCAAGAACTACCAGTCCAATGTTCTGTTCCACCTAGAAG CAACAAATGGTCTCAAGGATCCTGCGTGA
- a CDS encoding profilin, which produces MSWQAYVDTSLVGSGNIDKAVICDVAGSGPWAASAGFDLSAAEMKAIADSFDDKSDPKSVIANGTKICGDKYMTIESSEDSLKAKKGKEGVVAYKTAQALIIAHHPEDVQTTNAYNTVVELGVYLKNAGY; this is translated from the exons ATGTCCTGGCAAG CATACGTTGACACTAG CCTCGTCGGCAGCGGCAACATCGACAAGGCCGTCATCTGTGATGTAGCAGGCTCAGGCCCATGGGCTGCCTCCGCAGGCTTCGAT CTTAGCGCTGCTGAGATGAAGGCCATCGCCGACTCATTCGACGACAAGTCCGACCCCAAGTCCGTCATCGCCAACGGTACCAAGATATGCGGCGATAAGTACATGACCATTGAGTCAAGCGAAGACTCTCTCAAGGCAAAGAAG GGTAAAGAAGGTGTCGTCGCCTACAAGACCGCCCAAGCCCTCATCATCGCCCACCACCCAGAAGATGTCCAGACCACCAACGCCTACAACACTGTCGTCGAACTCGGCGTTTACCTCAAGAACGCAGGATACTAA
- a CDS encoding putative cyclin protein gives MPSFYPRHNMPRLSPPEFVPSYHSSCGASYAQQQAAYAGPTIRQHDDGYDFADRYGQLAIAMPPMYPQAGTYLSNAPPSLPPASSFYDPMGAATLPPMRGHSGHALAEAAMQQQRVHEYNQRANQPAKEEKPVGGVSAKLDYDMDVMTDFVCDTALRLITPGRMMPASFRKWVHQVLCATRLPSATILLSMYYLSNRMPMLTHEPKTDTHLFRLLTIALVLGSKFLDDNTFINRSWSEVSGIQVHELNELELEWLVAIKFRLHRDPSEQHGWTSWSDHWKDYQSTAVLRAGRNSKLSPIDTSVHRRSLNNKPLPPLPMHQVYTPSYDYTPKSAQYNQSSYSQYDPWRSSNEHSPASAPTTGPTTPEYYGMTGTWGPVEGYSRRTMFGFPPLSQPAPAQAPQQSSNYGPSAYSTQYTPSAWNQHGLSCGCAYCVQRHPPYFMAPGYGPQAVAV, from the coding sequence ATGCCTTCCTTCTACCCCAGGCATAACATGCCACGGCTATCTCCACCGGAGTTTGTGCCCAGCTATCACTCTTCCTGCGGTGCATCATACGCACAGCAACAGGCTGCCTATGCTGGTCCCACGATCCGGCAACATGATGATGGTTACGACTTCGCAGACCGCTACGGCCAGTTGGCCATCGCCATGCCACCCATGTACCCGCAGGCCGGCACTTACCTGAGCAATGCGCCTCCCAGCCTGCCACCGGCGAGCTCCTTCTACGACCCCATGGGCGCAGCCACGCTGCCTCCTATGCGCGGTCATTCAGGCCACGCTTTGGCTGAGGCAGCCATGCAGCAGCAGCGCGTGCACGAGTACAACCAGCGAGCAAACCAGCCCGCAAAGGAGGAGAAGCCCGTTGGCGGTGTTTCCGCAAAGCTCGACTACGACATGGACGTCATGACCGACTTCGTATGCGATACGGCCCTGCGGCTTATTACCCCCGGTCGGATGATGCCCGCCTCGTTCCGGAAATGGGTGCATCAGGTCCTTTGCGCCACAAGGCTGCCTTCGGCCACCATCCTGCTTAGCATGTACTACCTGTCCAACAGGATGCCCATGTTGACCCACGAGCCAAAGACCGACACTCACCTGTTCCGCCTGCTCACCATCGCCCTGGTCCTTGGCAGCAAGTTCCTCGACGACAACACCTTCATCAACCGTTCATGGTCCGAAGTCAGCGGTATCCAGGTGCATGAGCTCAATGAGCTCGAGCTTGAGTGGCTAGTCGCCATCAAGTTCAGACTTCATCGCGATCCTTCCGAGCAACACGGCTGGACGTCATGGTCTGACCACTGGAAAGACTACCAGAGCACTGCTGTCTTGCGCGCAGGCCGTAACAGCAAGCTTAGCCCCATTGACACATCAGTGCACCGCCGCTCGCTGAACAACAAGCCGCTCCCTCCTCTGCCGATGCACCAAGTCTACACTCCATCGTACGACTACACGCCCAAGTCGGCTCAGTACAACCAGTCGAGCTACTCCCAATATGACCCATGGCGGTCCTCAAACGAGCATTCCCCTGCGTCTGCACCTACTACGGGACCTACGACTCCGGAGTACTATGGTATGACGGGAACTTGGGGTCCGGTTGAAGGATACTCGCGTCGCACCATGTTCGGTTTCCCACCCTTGTCTCAGCCTGCCCCTGCGCAAGCGCCTCAGCAGTCATCCAATTATGGCCCGTCTGCCTATTCTACCCAGTACACACCGTCGGCATGGAACCAGCATGGTCTCAGCTGTGGATGTGCCTACTGCGTTCAGCGCCATCCGCCCTACTTCATGGCCCCTGGCTATGGACCGCAGGCTGTTGCTGTCTAA
- a CDS encoding RNA-binding protein (RRM domain), which produces MPSPSPSPRRSASRTRSPSRDRSHTRSPSRPRSAQSGSPRRSLTPRSPTRSRSISRSRSPRSPSSRRNGRPSYTPDSRSRSRGRSYTRSPTPRDGSPAPRSAKVVVEALTRNVKEDHVREIFGKYGVIKDLRMPMNPTFNINRGVAYILYEEVDEAERAIAKMHDAQLDGARIQVSIVLPRRRFSQSPPPARRGPPPRERFQDDFDGGYGRGRPLRGGGPPGAYRPPPMDGPGRAVVEDEEAMAVGRARIQDLEVDRRAEAYHALTVDHQQERHQDTEAEEGDGEGGIAGVIVHHGEVVVAAAGVVEEEQGGVQATVLMAASVIAAGAGTADEKIVL; this is translated from the exons ATGCCTTCTCCGTCTCCGTCTCCCCGACGCTCCGCTTCGCGTACACGCAGCCCTTCTCGCGATCGGTCGCATACGAGATCTCCCAGCCGTCCGCGTTCAGCACAGTCGGGATCACCACGCCGGTCGCTCACTCCGCGATCGCCTACACGCTCCCGGTCAATCTCTCGGTCGCGCTCACCTAGGTCTCCTTCATCGAGGCGCAATGGTCGACCGAGTTACACACCTGACAGCAGATCGCGCTCAAGAGGGAGGAGCTATACGCGCAGTCCGACCCCGAGGGACGGATCGCCAGCTCCCAGGAGTGCCAAG GTTGTAGTAGAAGCCTTGACCAGAAATGTCAAAGAAGATCATGTGCGCGAGATATTCGGAAAATATGGTGTCATCAAAGACCTTAGGATGCCCATGAATCCTACTT TCAACATAAACCGCGGCGTAGCATACATTCTCTACGAAGAAGTCGACGAAGCAGAGCGTGCAATTGCAAAAATGCATGACGCACAACTAGACGGAGCGAGAATCCAAGTCTCAATCGTCCTCCCTCGACGTCGCTTTTCGCAATCCCCTCCTCCGGCGCGCCGGGGCCCACCGCCACGCGAACGATTCCAAGACGACTTTGATGGTGGCTACGGACGTGGCCGACCACTTAGAGGAGGCGGTCCTCCTGGCGCATACAGACCACCACCCATGGACGGACCGGGGC GGGCGGTCGTGGAGGACGAGGAGGCTATGGCGGTCGGCCGCGCTCGTATACAAGATCTCGAAGTCGATCGCCGCGCCGAAGCATATCACGCTCTTACAGTCGATCACCAACAAGAACGCCACCAAGACACAGAGGCGGAGGAGGGGGACGGGGAGGGGGGTATCGCAGGCGTGATAGTCCACCACGGGGAGGTGGTCGTGGCGGCAGCGGGAGTGGTGGAGGAGGAGCAAGGAGGAGTCCAAGCTACAGTTCTTATGGCAGCGAGCGTGATCGCAGCCGGAGCAGGGACCGCAGATGAAAAGATTGT GCTATAG
- a CDS encoding Zn-dependent hydrolase beta-lactamase protein gives MSSIGGTGIGMGLYAAVSNPAQIASQPEEAAEKRHHLKNGKGFTNPWDSYMEFGFWELVVKGIWWRKITGQWNDPDTTPPTVPVRTPTFLPTRTTPKLRATWLGHACYYIEFPSGFRVLFDPVFEDCCAPITIKSLKRYTPPPCEIEDLPIVDAVVISHNHYDHLSYPTIQRLQKKFPEAHFFAPLGNKVWFEKSGVKNVTELDWWESRHVSLGEKKGAADDEVSVASNGGRKEEGITATIHALPCQHVSARTPFDKCKTLWASWSVESGGAKVFFAGDTGYRTVPPSIPSDVDDYSPTYAHLPICPAFSQIGLHRGPFDLGLIPIGAYEPRALFSNVHANPKDAVNIFKDTKCRRALGMHWGTWVLTEEEINITSGNFKMRWCSLTKLSFIRAYKVIHLH, from the exons ATGAGTTCGATTGGCGGGACGGGTATAGGCATGGGACTTTATGCGGCAGTTAGCAATCCAGCGCAGATTGCTAGTCAGCCTGAAGAGGCGGCGGAGAAGCGGCATCATTTGAAGAATGGGAAGGGGTTTACGAATCCGTGGGATAGTTATATGGAGTTTGGGTTTTGGGAGTTGGTTGTCAAGGGGATTTGGTG GCGCAAAATAACAGGTCAATGGAACGACCCAGATACCACACCACCCACCGTTCCCGTCCGCACCCCAACTTTCCTCCCCACACGCACCACACCCAAACTACGCGCCACTTGGCTCGGCCACGCATGCTACTACATCGAGTTCCCTAGCGGCTTCCGCGTCCTCTTCGACCCCGTCTTCGAAGACTGCTGCGCCCCAATCACCATAAAGTCGCTAAAACGATACACGCCACCCCCCTGTGAGATAGAAGACCTACCCATTGTCGATGCCGTGGTAATAAGCCACAACCACTACGACCACCTCAGCTACCCGACCATCCAGCGCTTACAGAAGAAGTTCCCCGAAGCGCACTTTTTCGCGCCGCTAGGGAATAAGGTGTGGTTTGAGAAGAGCGGGGTGAAGAACGTGACGGAGTTGGATTGGTGGGAGAGTAGGCATGTCAGTTTAGGAGAGAAGAAGGGGGCGGCTGATGACGAGGTGTCTGTGGCAAGTAATGGTGGGaggaaagaagaaggcatTACGGCAACGATACACGCACTTCCGTGTCAGCACGTCAGCGCCAGAACGCCGTTTGACAAGTGCAAAACCCTCTGGGCGAGCTGGAGCGTCGAATCCGGTGGTGCTAAAGTGTTTTTCGCTGG CGACACAGGCTACCGCACCGTCCCCCCCTCGATCCCCTCCGACGTAGACGACTACTCCCCCACCTACGCCCACCTCCCCATCTGCCCCGCCTTCTCCCAAATCGGCCTCCACCGCGGCCCCTTCGACCTTGGCCTCATCCCCATTGGCGCCTACGAACCCCGCGCCCTGTTCAGCAACGTGCACGCCAACCCAAAGGATGCCGTCAACATCTTCAAAGATACGAAGTGTAGACGAGCGTTGGGTATGCATTGGGGCACTTGGGTGCTTACGGAGGAGGAG ATCAACATTACTTCTGGAAATTTCAAGATGAGATGGTGCAGTCTGACCAAATTAAGCTTCATCAGGGCGTACAAAGTGATTCATCTGCATTAA
- a CDS encoding mitochondrial F1F0 ATP synthase subunit Atp14 — protein sequence MIAQTIRASRQALVRVARQQPAYVARRTFITPSAVRSADLVQDLYLRELKNYKVPQVKPTDAEGHVQKFTVPKTPASPEEMDIANELKAYETQTVDVEGAAGEDDAVLPQEDWFEEEDESITTAGATH from the exons ATGATCGCGCAAACCATCAGGGCCTCG CGCCAGGCGCTCGTCCGCGTCGCCCGGCAGCAACCTGCCTACGTCGCCCGCCGCACCTTCATCACTCCCTCGGCCGTCCGATCAG CCGATCTGGTACAGGACCTCTACCTCCGCGAACTCAAGAACTACAAGGTCCCGCAAGTCAAGCCCACAGACGCCGAGGGCCACGTCCAGAAGTTCACCGTCCCCAAGACGCCCGCTTCCCCAGAGGAGATGGACATTGCAAATGAGTTGAAGGCGTACGAGACACAGACGGTTGACGTTGAGGGCGCTGCAGGCGAGGACGACGCTGTGCTCCCGCAAGAGGATTGGTTcgaggaggaggatgagAGCATTACCACTGCCGGTGCCACCCACTAG